The following proteins are co-located in the Microcystis wesenbergii NRERC-220 genome:
- a CDS encoding cupin domain-containing protein, translating into MLIRKLLECEEFIAGDHTRLRELLHPDKQPLNLRYSLAHAWVDVGETSTPHALKTAEVYYILQGQGEMHIDEEVQLVTVGAAIYIPPLAKQYIHNCGEEPLVFLCIVDPAWRVEDEIIFE; encoded by the coding sequence ATGTTAATCAGAAAACTGCTCGAATGTGAGGAATTCATCGCCGGTGATCATACCCGATTGCGTGAGTTATTGCATCCCGATAAACAGCCGTTAAATCTACGTTATAGTTTAGCCCACGCGTGGGTAGATGTGGGGGAAACTTCTACTCCCCACGCTTTAAAAACTGCGGAAGTTTATTATATTCTGCAAGGACAAGGGGAAATGCACATCGATGAGGAAGTGCAATTAGTGACTGTCGGTGCCGCCATTTATATACCTCCTCTAGCTAAACAATATATTCATAATTGTGGGGAGGAACCCTTAGTTTTCTTGTGCATTGTCGATCCTGCTTGGCGAGTGGAAGACGAAATTATCTTTGAGTAA
- a CDS encoding prephenate/arogenate dehydrogenase, whose amino-acid sequence MNIGIIGLGLIGGSLGLDFRSQGYKVLGVSRQQSTCDIAVQKGVVNESSTSLELLATADLIFICTPIHLIVPTLEKLTPYLKPQAIVTDVGSVKGAIVANCSQLWPNFVGSHPMAGTAEQGINAAQLGLFVDAPYLITTLESTPNFAVEILTEIVQKLGCKIYYSSPEEHDRAVAWISHLPVMISTSLIQACAEEQDLNIRELAENLASSGFRDTSRVGGGNPELGLMMAKYNRQALLISLGNYRQNLDKIIDYIAGEKWQELEEILISSHQDRADFIQ is encoded by the coding sequence ATGAATATTGGCATTATTGGACTGGGTTTAATTGGTGGTTCCTTGGGGTTAGATTTTCGATCGCAAGGTTATAAGGTTTTGGGAGTTTCTCGTCAACAATCCACCTGTGATATCGCTGTACAAAAAGGAGTGGTAAACGAATCTAGCACCAGTTTAGAATTATTAGCTACTGCCGATTTAATCTTTATTTGTACTCCCATACATTTAATTGTGCCAACTTTGGAAAAATTAACTCCCTATTTAAAACCTCAAGCCATTGTCACCGATGTGGGATCGGTTAAAGGGGCAATTGTGGCCAATTGTAGTCAATTGTGGCCGAATTTTGTCGGTAGTCATCCTATGGCCGGGACAGCCGAACAGGGAATTAATGCAGCACAATTGGGATTATTTGTCGATGCCCCATATCTGATTACTACCCTTGAATCTACTCCTAATTTTGCCGTGGAAATCTTAACCGAAATAGTACAAAAATTAGGCTGTAAAATTTATTATTCTTCTCCCGAAGAACACGATCGAGCCGTGGCCTGGATTTCCCATCTGCCAGTAATGATTAGTACCAGTTTAATCCAAGCTTGTGCGGAAGAACAAGACCTGAATATTCGCGAATTAGCGGAAAATTTAGCTAGTTCTGGTTTTCGCGATACCAGTCGCGTCGGTGGCGGTAATCCCGAATTAGGTTTAATGATGGCTAAATACAATCGTCAAGCTTTATTGATATCCTTGGGGAATTATCGGCAAAATCTTGATAAAATTATTGACTATATTGCAGGAGAAAAATGGCAGGAACTAGAGGAAATTCTCATCTCTAGTCATCAAGATCGAGCCGATTTTATTCAATAA
- a CDS encoding nitrate reductase associated protein, whose protein sequence is MTTFFDFEAEFVDSLRCIPMTVRMKLDTCGVKLKLSHWMQLTQPERMVLVNMACTTAADAKIYRDFLQKLIAEKTGNPPGELAIDSHPAWLDDSQIPDTVLEKAKEFQIEISLEQWQKLEPSQRFALIKLSRPSHENLNFYPALKEFHIVDA, encoded by the coding sequence ATGACCACCTTTTTCGACTTTGAAGCCGAATTTGTTGACTCCTTACGTTGTATCCCGATGACCGTGAGAATGAAACTAGATACCTGTGGAGTTAAATTAAAATTATCCCATTGGATGCAGTTAACTCAACCAGAAAGAATGGTATTAGTTAATATGGCTTGTACGACGGCAGCAGATGCCAAAATCTATCGAGATTTTCTGCAAAAATTAATCGCCGAAAAAACTGGCAATCCCCCAGGAGAACTAGCAATAGATTCCCATCCCGCTTGGCTAGATGATAGCCAGATTCCCGATACAGTCCTAGAAAAAGCCAAAGAATTCCAGATTGAAATTAGTTTAGAACAATGGCAAAAACTAGAGCCATCCCAACGGTTTGCCCTGATTAAACTCAGTCGTCCCAGTCACGAAAATCTTAACTTTTATCCTGCCCTCAAAGAGTTCCATATAGTCGATGCCTAA
- a CDS encoding glycosyltransferase, whose protein sequence is MSPVPQVSVIIPCYNQGRYLDHAIASVLVQTYQNFEILVIDDGSTEPETIEILQDYQQPKTRIIRTENQGVATARNLGIAQGQGTYILPLDADDKIADSYLEKAVTLLESNEQLGIVYCEAEYFGDRQGIWPLPEYKFPDILVDNMIFCSGLFRKSDWETVGGYNTNLIYGWEDHDFWLSLIELGREVYRIPEVLFFYRQKADSMSRSMTAENYIYSYTQLFYNHPQLYSQNIQTIFAALVTLKVDIFAQLEQARERIKQLEIHEQELQQELQKNQFDYRERDEELQKADSKIAAMEKSKFWQMRRAWIKMQKLLGLLEKDPIYS, encoded by the coding sequence ATGAGTCCTGTTCCTCAAGTTTCCGTGATTATTCCTTGCTATAATCAAGGTCGCTATCTTGATCATGCGATCGCATCTGTTTTAGTGCAAACATACCAAAACTTTGAAATCCTTGTCATTGATGATGGCTCCACAGAACCGGAAACCATCGAGATTTTACAAGATTATCAACAGCCAAAAACCCGGATCATCCGCACAGAAAATCAAGGGGTTGCCACGGCCAGAAATCTAGGAATTGCCCAAGGGCAAGGAACCTATATTCTTCCTCTTGATGCCGATGATAAAATTGCCGATTCCTATCTAGAAAAAGCGGTTACTTTGCTAGAAAGTAATGAGCAATTAGGTATAGTTTATTGCGAAGCGGAATATTTTGGCGATAGACAAGGAATTTGGCCGCTGCCTGAGTATAAATTTCCCGATATATTAGTAGATAATATGATATTTTGCTCCGGTTTATTTCGGAAATCCGATTGGGAAACTGTGGGCGGCTATAATACTAATTTAATTTATGGTTGGGAAGATCACGATTTTTGGTTATCTTTGATCGAATTAGGTCGAGAAGTCTATCGTATCCCAGAAGTGTTATTTTTCTATCGGCAAAAAGCTGATTCTATGAGTCGCTCAATGACCGCAGAAAACTATATCTATTCCTACACCCAACTTTTTTATAATCATCCCCAACTTTACTCCCAAAATATCCAAACCATTTTTGCCGCTTTAGTCACCTTAAAAGTCGATATATTCGCTCAGTTGGAACAGGCTAGAGAACGAATTAAACAATTAGAAATTCATGAACAAGAATTGCAACAAGAATTGCAAAAAAACCAATTTGATTATCGAGAAAGAGACGAGGAATTACAAAAAGCTGACAGTAAAATAGCCGCCATGGAAAAAAGTAAATTCTGGCAAATGAGAAGGGCTTGGATTAAAATGCAAAAACTGCTAGGGTTGCTGGAAAAAGACCCAATTTATTCCTAA
- a CDS encoding DUF2949 domain-containing protein has product MEAHQQKQLRTFLLEKLAISPRSFDMAVRLCEASVGSLPMVLWQYGLIDLSQLNQVFDWMETV; this is encoded by the coding sequence ATGGAAGCTCATCAACAAAAACAACTCCGCACTTTCCTCTTGGAAAAATTAGCCATTTCCCCCCGTTCCTTCGATATGGCTGTGCGTCTCTGTGAAGCATCGGTGGGTTCTTTGCCGATGGTTTTATGGCAGTACGGTTTAATCGATTTGTCGCAATTGAATCAAGTTTTTGACTGGATGGAAACTGTATAA
- a CDS encoding SRPBCC family protein, with amino-acid sequence MTWLEHSVQVEVDAPIDLVWELWSDLEQMPRWMKWIESVKILEEEPELSRWKLASGGLEFTWLSRILKIVPHQIIQWESVDGLPNRGAIRFYDRHGRSIVRLTAAYAIPGWLGKLMDNLFLGRVVESTLQADLERFRLYALNIVNNTPPR; translated from the coding sequence ATGACTTGGTTAGAACATAGTGTACAGGTAGAAGTGGACGCACCGATCGATCTGGTTTGGGAGCTCTGGTCAGATTTAGAACAAATGCCCCGGTGGATGAAATGGATCGAATCGGTGAAAATTCTCGAGGAGGAGCCAGAGCTTTCCCGTTGGAAGTTAGCCAGTGGTGGTCTAGAATTTACTTGGTTGTCACGGATACTGAAAATTGTCCCCCACCAGATAATTCAATGGGAATCCGTGGACGGTTTACCTAACCGCGGGGCAATTCGTTTTTATGACCGTCATGGTAGGAGTATTGTGCGACTGACAGCAGCCTATGCTATACCCGGTTGGTTAGGAAAATTGATGGATAATCTTTTCCTCGGTCGAGTGGTGGAATCAACCCTGCAAGCTGATCTAGAGCGTTTTCGCCTCTATGCGCTCAATATTGTCAATAATACGCCGCCAAGATGA